Genomic window (Bacillus pumilus):
AAACGTCACGTACCGCTGGCTTGTAAAAGATTTTGGAGAAAATGAAGCTTCATCAGAACCTTATACGCTTCCGATCAAAACATCTATTACGACTGGCTATAAGCAAGACTTTGAAGCATGGCCAAGTGGCTGGTTCAGTGGTGGAACAAAAGATCCATGGCAGTGGGGAAAACCGTCGACGGGACCAAAACAAGCCTTTACTGGAGATCATGTCTATGCCACAAACTTAGACAGTCCGTATGAAAATCAAACAGATGCCCATTTATCAATGCCGATGATTACTGTAGCTGAGTCAGGATCTTCCTTTTTACAATATCAATACTGGCATGACCTAGAAGCGAATTATGATTATGTGCATATTCACGTGCAGCCTGAGGGGGAAGATGCCACGCAAGTAACAGCCTATACAGGTAAAACAAATGCATGGACAGCAGGTGAAGTTGACTTATCTGCCTATAAAGGTCAAAACGTGAGGGTCATTTTTCAGCTCAGAACGGATGGCAGTGTGACCAAAGACGGTTTTTATTTAGATGATGTGAAAATAACAGATCAGGCTCTGCCTCAAAAAACAAAGAAACAACTAGGCGTCATCAAAAAAGAAAAATCTACTTCTCCACAAAAGAAATCTGTTGACCCGAAAAAGGCTAAGCCTGCTAAAACAAAAGAAAAACATGTTCATATGAAAAAAGAAAAAAAACTTGATGTTCCGTCCATCAAAGCTCTTCCTATGAAAGCAGAAATCAGTGTTCTTGAAAGCGGCAAATCAACGTACACTGATGAAGCAACAGGGAGATATCAGCTTACTCACGGTGCAGGAGAATTTACAGTGAAAGCTGAATCTTATGGGTTTGAATCACGCACGCAAAAAATCAATATTTCCTCAAATGAAACGGCAGAGGCGAATTTCTCCTTACAGCCACTTGAGAAACGAACGATATCCGGCACCATTGTCAACGAAGCAACAGGTGAAAAAGTAAAGGATGCCACGGTTTACCTTGTAGAAGATGCGAAAATTGAACCGGTGAAAACAGATGAATCTGGCGAATTTTCTCTAGAGGCATTGAGCGGGGTTTATACCGTCAAAATATTCGCGAAAGATTTTAAAGGGTATACATTTACAGCAGATGTGACAGAGAAACCGGTAGAAAAAGCTATTCAGCTGGAGCCATTCATCGGTTTTGCTGGTGAAATTGGTTACGATGACGGAACAGCTGAAAATGCGCGGGCGTTCTATGATCCTGGCAATGGCTGGGCTGTCAAGTTTTCATTAGAAAAGGGCAAGAAACAAGCGAAAGTCACTGGGGGGTTGTTCCGTTTCTGGACATCAGAGTGGCCAACACCTGGCGGAGATGAATTTGCGGTTGAAGTGTATGATGCTTCTGGAAAGAATGGAGCTCCAGGAGAGAAAATCGCAGGACCTTTAAAAGCGAATGCGCTGCGTAATGGAGAATGGACAAAAGTAGATTTAGAAGATCAAGCCATAATGGTGGATGGAGATTTTTATCTAGTCTATATTCAAACGAAAAAGAATACGGAATCTCCAGGGCTTGCAACAGATGAAGATGGGCCAAATGCTGAAAGAAGCTGGCAACTGACGAGCGGTGCTTTTTCTCCTTCTCCAAAAGAAGAAGGGAATTATATGATTCGGGCGCTTGTTGACTATGAAGCAGATGTGCCAGAGATTACGTCGCCAAAAGCGGGAGCCATTACGAACGAAGATGAGCTGGAGATTGAAGGCAAAGCCTCTCCTGGACTTGATGTAGCAATCTATCAAAACGATAAAGAGATTGCGAAAGTGAAAGCAGATCAGTCAGGTGTTTTCAAAGAGAAGGTCACAGTTCCAAGTGGAGAGCATGTCTTCACGGCTGCCACTGTTACGGATAAAGGTGCAACGAAACGATCCAAACCAGTAAAGGTCACCATTGATCAAACAGCCCCATCGCTAACCATAGATACACCGAAAAAAGGGGAAAAGTCAAATAAAGAATCGCTCACTGTAGAAGGAAAGGTGACGGATGATCATCTTGATCGAGTCACTGTAAATGGAAAAAAGGCAACTGTAAAAGATGGAAGATATTCTGCAAGAATACTGCTTGAAAACGGGAAAAATATGATCAAAGTCACTGCGAAAGATGCAGCAGGAAACAAAACGATGAAAAAAGTCAATATCGATGTTCAATACGAAGCACCTGAGATTTCTAAACTGACTCCAGCAGA
Coding sequences:
- a CDS encoding S8 family peptidase, which gives rise to MKLKFRKTAGYRLMSLLVIGTLTMTSFGMVQAKSTSTSYQEETVSSKTTKAKISSRLLKQFQQNDKVTFLVKMKEQTNTQKVAKEAVIKAKKKKLTAAKTQYTKRSAVVSELRATSEETQQALLAYLQKEQQKKQVKEFHSYYIVNGLAVTGTKEVMEKVAAFPEVDQVLPNETRQIHRPVDLKTSKQKKQIKAVDGVEWNISQVHAPEAWALGYDGTGTVVASIDTGVEWDHPALKEKYRGFDPARPNEPSHEFNWYDATTESEAPYDDLEHGTHVTGTMVGSEPDGKNQIGVAPGAKWIAVKAFSEDGGSDADLLDAGEWILAPKDENGNPHPEKAPDVVNNSWGGGPGLDDWYKDVVNAWRAADIFPEFSAGNTDLFNPGGEGSIANPANYQEAFATGATDQDNKLGSFSLQGPSPYGVMKPDIAAPGVNIRSSIPGKEYEDGWNGTSMAGPHVSAVVALLRQVQSDLSVEEIEQILIDTAKPLTDQQFPESPNNGYGAGLVDAREAITALTDGIGAIEGQVTKEGEDTEPPVFSHKGPNEIFASTPTPLTITAEDEVAVTNVALTYRVDQGKWETVQAKRTDGNHLNGTYVAQLPELEGENVTYRWLVKDFGENEASSEPYTLPIKTSITTGYKQDFEAWPSGWFSGGTKDPWQWGKPSTGPKQAFTGDHVYATNLDSPYENQTDAHLSMPMITVAESGSSFLQYQYWHDLEANYDYVHIHVQPEGEDATQVTAYTGKTNAWTAGEVDLSAYKGQNVRVIFQLRTDGSVTKDGFYLDDVKITDQALPQKTKKQLGVIKKEKSTSPQKKSVDPKKAKPAKTKEKHVHMKKEKKLDVPSIKALPMKAEISVLESGKSTYTDEATGRYQLTHGAGEFTVKAESYGFESRTQKINISSNETAEANFSLQPLEKRTISGTIVNEATGEKVKDATVYLVEDAKIEPVKTDESGEFSLEALSGVYTVKIFAKDFKGYTFTADVTEKPVEKAIQLEPFIGFAGEIGYDDGTAENARAFYDPGNGWAVKFSLEKGKKQAKVTGGLFRFWTSEWPTPGGDEFAVEVYDASGKNGAPGEKIAGPLKANALRNGEWTKVDLEDQAIMVDGDFYLVYIQTKKNTESPGLATDEDGPNAERSWQLTSGAFSPSPKEEGNYMIRALVDYEADVPEITSPKAGAITNEDELEIEGKASPGLDVAIYQNDKEIAKVKADQSGVFKEKVTVPSGEHVFTAATVTDKGATKRSKPVKVTIDQTAPSLTIDTPKKGEKSNKESLTVEGKVTDDHLDRVTVNGKKATVKDGRYSARILLENGKNMIKVTAKDAAGNKTMKKVNIDVQYEAPEISKLTPAENIHLASGESVKISFNSREKLEATFVIHMPLTNARSKLHNTTELPLREVSNGTYEGYWTATSTAKAKGAVIEVIVRDDYGNVTRQKASGTLNINEK